Genomic DNA from Nitrospinota bacterium:
ATTCTGGGGTGATGAGCGATGTGTCCCGCCCGACGACCCGAAGAGCAACTACCGGATGGCGCATGAGGCGCTCCTCTCAAGGACTCCCCTGCATGAGAGCTCGGTCCACCGAATCCACGTCGAGCTTGGCCCTGAACGGGCGGCGGCCGCGTACGAGGAAGAGATACGTGCCGTCGTCGGCGGGGCCACGCCACGTTTCGATTTGATTCTCCTTGGGATGGGCGCCGACGGACACACGGCCTCGCTCTTCCCCAACACCCCCGCGCTTCGGCAGGTTCGGCAAGAACCTCGCCTGGTGGCGCCGACCGTAGCGCCATCGCCTCCCCGGAGGCGGGTGACGCTCACTCTTAGGGCGATAAACGCGGCTCGCAAGGTGTTGTTCCTCGTGGCAGGCGGGGAGAAGGCCCGCAC
This window encodes:
- the pgl gene encoding 6-phosphogluconolactonase, whose translation is MGVRQIFVFDDISSLEEAAAREVVRTARNAVSRRGVCHVALAGGSTPRGVYARLSEEPHRGRIDWSKVHLFWGDERCVPPDDPKSNYRMAHEALLSRTPLHESSVHRIHVELGPERAAAAYEEEIRAVVGGATPRFDLILLGMGADGHTASLFPNTPALRQVRQEPRLVAPTVAPSPPRRRVTLTLRAINAARKVLFLVAGGEKARTLARVFEEGGRTSEGSLPASLVRPPKGRLLWMVDRAAAARSSSAGNIGSKTSSLLRRD